The genomic interval GAAGCAGTGGTCGCTGAGCGCGCGCAAGCAAGCGCTGATGAAAGCTATGTCGCAAAATTATTGCAGGGACATGAAGATAAATTATTAAAAAAGATCGGCGAAGAGGCGACCGAGGTGGTGCTCGCGGCTAAAGGCGGTACGCACGATGAAATCGTCTATGAAAGCGCGGATTTGCTGTTTCATCTCTTGGTTGTGCTGGCGCGTCATGGTATCGCAGTCGAGGAAAT from Suttonella sp. R2A3 carries:
- a CDS encoding phosphoribosyl-ATP diphosphatase: MDNKAAILDVLEAVVAERAQASADESYVAKLLQGHEDKLLKKIGEEATEVVLAAKGGTHDEIVYESADLLFHLLVVLARHGIAVEEIFVELGRRFGLSGLTEKAQRSE